A window of Paenibacillus sp. 19GGS1-52 contains these coding sequences:
- a CDS encoding ABC transporter permease subunit: MGKKSNALQYHLMLAPGMVFIIIFGIIPLFGIAIAFQDFIPVKGITGSKWVGFDNFIYMFQLDDSKRILFNTLYISILKMIMQVLVPVGTALLLHELVFNRSKRWFQTIIYLPHFLSWVILAGILTDMLSAQGIVNKIVKGLFGDTVFFLGSNFWFPIVVVLSDVWKEFGFNAIIFLAALTAINPSLYEAAEIDGAGRLRKIWSVTLPGILPTIVLITTLNIGQVLNAGFDQIYNLYNPLVYQSGDIIDTYVYRIGLVQYQFGLATAVGSMKSLVGFVLIFISYRLAAKYANYRIF; encoded by the coding sequence ATGGGGAAGAAAAGCAACGCGCTCCAATATCATCTTATGCTTGCTCCGGGTATGGTGTTTATCATCATCTTTGGCATCATCCCCTTATTCGGTATTGCCATTGCGTTTCAGGATTTTATTCCCGTCAAAGGGATAACAGGCTCAAAGTGGGTAGGATTCGATAATTTCATCTACATGTTCCAGTTAGACGATAGCAAGCGGATCTTGTTCAATACACTATACATCTCTATCTTAAAAATGATCATGCAGGTTCTTGTACCCGTAGGAACCGCGCTGCTGCTGCATGAGCTGGTCTTCAACCGAAGTAAGCGCTGGTTCCAGACGATTATTTATTTGCCTCATTTCTTGTCATGGGTCATCCTGGCGGGGATTTTAACAGATATGCTATCTGCTCAAGGGATCGTGAACAAGATAGTAAAGGGCCTATTTGGGGACACGGTCTTTTTTCTGGGAAGCAACTTCTGGTTTCCGATTGTGGTGGTGCTAAGCGATGTGTGGAAGGAATTCGGCTTCAATGCCATCATTTTTCTGGCAGCGCTGACAGCCATTAATCCATCGTTGTATGAAGCGGCAGAAATAGACGGAGCCGGGCGGCTTCGCAAAATATGGAGTGTCACCTTGCCTGGCATTCTGCCTACAATTGTGCTGATCACTACACTCAATATCGGTCAGGTACTGAATGCTGGCTTCGATCAGATATACAACCTTTACAATCCGCTGGTCTATCAATCGGGAGACATTATTGATACGTACGTCTACCGGATTGGATTGGTACAGTATCAATTCGGTCTGGCTACGGCTGTCGGCAGCATGAAATCATTGGTAGGCTTTGTGCTGATATTCATCTCCTACCGGCTGGCCGCCAAGTATGCTAATTATCGTATCTTTTAG
- a CDS encoding extracellular solute-binding protein, protein MKRRKLTTLLLGSILVLSACSNAADNTANNAGNNADAGKNNAETAVGKQDPYAPMAEQVTISIGKEAAVDPKLPSGSTVEDNELTRYFSEKLNIKYVDDWQATSSGDAYRQKVSLSLTGGDLPDVIVVDKQQLVQLVNADMLEDLTGVYENYVSPSLKAAYDSTNGYSLNSATFDGKLRAFPNVSPGADAENLLWVRQDWLDELNLPAPKTLDDIIAVTKAFQKKKGASGILGTQQIVNIGNSQYGFDTIFSAFDAYPELWVKDEQGKVVYGSIQPQMKEALAKLQDMVKEGLIDKEFAVKKPEQATELIVSGKAGIFFGPWWLPYSPLNDAVSQDSKAEWAAYLAPEGKEGKMNTHLAAASASYLVVRKGYEHPEAVLKTLNMQFDIDQLQGEGIVEMDPYQWMNMPFTLLLSNYDDKEKKALAVQSVIDGSAAVDTLQGEAKQVYESYLKDKETPKKDMAAWSQRNAFLTGALILAGDGVSQKQGVFYDQTDTMRGKWANLQKLEDETMLKIIMGSESVDYFDSFVEKWKSQGGDQITEEVEAQINK, encoded by the coding sequence ATGAAAAGACGAAAGCTGACCACGCTTTTATTGGGCTCTATATTGGTACTATCGGCTTGCTCCAATGCTGCTGACAATACCGCTAACAATGCCGGAAATAACGCCGATGCCGGGAAAAACAATGCAGAGACAGCGGTAGGGAAGCAGGACCCGTATGCTCCAATGGCGGAGCAGGTGACGATCAGTATAGGCAAAGAGGCGGCCGTGGATCCCAAGTTGCCCAGTGGATCGACTGTGGAGGATAATGAGCTGACCCGTTATTTTTCGGAAAAACTGAATATCAAATACGTCGATGACTGGCAGGCGACAAGCTCAGGCGATGCGTACAGACAGAAAGTAAGCCTTAGTCTCACGGGTGGGGACCTCCCCGATGTCATAGTAGTTGATAAGCAACAGCTGGTTCAGTTGGTCAATGCGGATATGCTGGAGGACTTGACCGGGGTCTATGAGAATTATGTTTCCCCAAGCTTAAAGGCAGCTTATGACTCAACGAACGGTTACAGCCTGAACTCAGCTACCTTCGACGGCAAGCTAAGAGCCTTCCCAAATGTCAGTCCCGGAGCTGATGCAGAAAATCTGCTATGGGTGCGGCAGGATTGGCTCGATGAACTGAATTTGCCAGCGCCGAAGACGCTGGATGATATCATTGCGGTGACCAAAGCGTTCCAGAAAAAGAAGGGAGCGTCAGGTATTCTCGGCACCCAGCAGATTGTCAATATCGGCAACAGTCAATATGGCTTTGATACGATCTTCAGTGCTTTCGACGCCTATCCGGAGCTCTGGGTGAAGGATGAGCAAGGAAAGGTAGTATACGGCTCAATCCAGCCTCAGATGAAGGAAGCGCTCGCCAAGCTGCAGGATATGGTTAAAGAGGGATTAATCGATAAGGAATTTGCCGTGAAAAAGCCGGAACAGGCTACTGAGCTTATTGTCAGCGGTAAAGCCGGTATCTTTTTCGGTCCTTGGTGGCTGCCGTATTCTCCACTCAACGATGCGGTGAGTCAGGATTCTAAGGCGGAATGGGCTGCGTATCTGGCACCAGAAGGCAAAGAAGGCAAGATGAATACACATCTGGCTGCGGCAAGTGCCAGCTACCTTGTTGTCCGTAAGGGCTATGAGCATCCTGAAGCGGTGCTGAAAACCTTGAATATGCAGTTTGATATCGACCAACTGCAGGGAGAAGGGATCGTGGAGATGGACCCTTATCAATGGATGAATATGCCTTTTACACTGCTGCTCAGCAACTATGATGACAAAGAGAAAAAGGCACTGGCTGTTCAATCCGTTATTGACGGCAGTGCGGCAGTCGATACGCTTCAGGGTGAAGCTAAGCAGGTATATGAGTCCTATTTAAAGGATAAAGAAACACCGAAGAAAGATATGGCTGCCTGGTCGCAGCGCAATGCGTTCCTTACAGGCGCCTTAATCCTGGCCGGAGATGGCGTTAGCCAGAAGCAGGGTGTCTTCTATGATCAGACAGATACGATGCGGGGGAAATGGGCCAATCTTCAGAAGCTGGAAGACGAAACCATGCTGAAGATTATTATGGGCTCCGAGTCTGTAGACTATTTCGACAGCTTTGTAGAGAAGTGGAAGTCACAGGGCGGTGACCAGATTACAGAAGAGGTTGAGGCGCAGATCAATAAGTAA
- a CDS encoding helix-turn-helix domain-containing protein encodes MKVLVVDDEKLVRRGLISMMPWEKYGMKVISEAMNGSKALECMAVEPADIVFTDLMMPEMSGFELMEELKNHYPATLVVVLSCHEEFAFAQQAIRMGAIDYVVKNDLETDVMDEVLERIAMSVQNKASSRVETKQTSLQSKSFYDALFDLIGEPSGSLTVELPQRDIMEESSAEACQLLWQDLKWIYDNKQYEQLMQQTTLFRLSLPLLKNIVYPVLLKTGYLLLSLERSLHWISRLEQSRCWKDWRLVMQEERDYLGNLLFREKHTTEVVNGILQAVQYMHAKEELDFSQNEVADVANMSRTYFSQSFKGVTGKAFQDYVKELRLYKARQLLLQSSKPIYSIAQQVGFKDEKYFSKMFQKQYGLLPSAYRAQNPLQQNLWENSEGRG; translated from the coding sequence ATGAAGGTACTGGTTGTTGATGATGAGAAGCTGGTACGCCGGGGCTTGATTTCAATGATGCCCTGGGAGAAATACGGGATGAAAGTCATATCGGAAGCGATGAATGGGTCCAAGGCGCTGGAATGTATGGCTGTTGAACCGGCGGATATTGTTTTTACCGATTTGATGATGCCGGAAATGTCTGGCTTCGAGCTGATGGAGGAACTGAAGAATCACTATCCTGCGACTTTGGTTGTTGTGCTGTCCTGTCATGAGGAATTTGCCTTTGCCCAGCAGGCGATCCGGATGGGAGCAATAGATTATGTAGTTAAAAATGATCTGGAGACGGATGTCATGGACGAGGTTCTGGAACGAATTGCGATGAGTGTCCAGAACAAAGCCAGCAGTCGTGTAGAGACAAAACAAACTTCACTGCAATCCAAGTCGTTTTATGATGCCCTCTTTGATCTTATCGGCGAGCCTTCAGGCTCCTTGACTGTGGAACTTCCACAGAGGGATATCATGGAGGAGTCTTCCGCAGAAGCCTGTCAATTATTATGGCAAGATCTGAAATGGATTTATGATAATAAGCAGTATGAGCAATTGATGCAACAGACCACACTATTCCGGCTATCGCTGCCGTTGCTGAAGAATATCGTCTATCCCGTGCTGTTAAAGACAGGTTATCTGTTGCTGTCCCTAGAGCGTTCACTGCACTGGATTTCGCGCTTGGAACAGAGTCGTTGTTGGAAGGACTGGCGTCTGGTAATGCAGGAGGAACGTGATTATCTGGGTAACCTGCTGTTCCGCGAGAAGCATACCACGGAAGTGGTTAATGGTATTCTTCAAGCGGTTCAATATATGCACGCCAAAGAAGAACTTGATTTCAGCCAAAATGAAGTAGCAGATGTAGCCAATATGAGCCGGACCTATTTCAGTCAAAGCTTTAAGGGGGTTACCGGTAAGGCCTTTCAGGATTATGTAAAAGAGCTGCGCCTTTACAAGGCACGCCAACTGCTACTGCAGAGCAGCAAACCCATCTATAGTATCGCCCAGCAGGTCGGCTTCAAGGATGAGAAATACTTCAGTAAAATGTTCCAGAAGCAGTACGGGCTGCTTCCGTCCGCATATCGGGCTCAGAATCCATTGCAACAGAACCTCTGGGAGAATTCAGAGGGGAGAGGGTAA
- a CDS encoding histidine kinase — MNRKTGSLRRSFGGDTLRGQMYWTLLTSAMIPLIMTGTLALYSISSILDNKIEKGIEGNLQRVLQTLESTLNNLYDVSQQMSFEGFVGQDMEQLLETADSFEAAQLNTDIQRNINLLNASNLNTGLMFYYDSKKERMMYETLLTRDKQPLLTALPVMAARGDITYNSPHLTLYKYNDTPVFSIVRKMGDPEHPLYAYVETNSKVLQQVLNMEQYGMNAFHLLTDKNGVVLYSDKPDWFPEGSVYHNQQQKEYYAFEETAKQGWNLVVFISKRDYHRESRTWLVGFSLVAGLALVISLLLALRIWKVVLGPLQRIHRGIRDLTNRRAHVGLPMTGLKEFDYLIDRFNGMHHQIGELIVEVENKVKEQQEIEMEKLMAQINPHFLYNTVNTAQWLARMNGQHEIDRFLSLFTKVLKYNLAKSGKIVALHDEIQTLKDYVELQKIRYDYEFDVRYEIPQEIMDVSMPRFILQPIVENALYHGLPETGGVIVVSAQMRLDSIQIEVRDNGKGMTDAQIEDMLHGEKEIRNSSGMGIGLNYVIRSLNSFTEGRSKLEMVSTEQGGTTVSITIPDTRKDGAL, encoded by the coding sequence ATGAACAGAAAGACGGGAAGCCTTCGCAGGTCCTTCGGCGGGGATACGCTGAGAGGCCAAATGTACTGGACGCTGCTGACCAGCGCTATGATTCCGCTGATTATGACAGGAACCCTAGCCTTATATTCCATTTCCTCTATTCTGGATAATAAAATTGAAAAAGGAATTGAGGGTAATCTGCAGCGAGTGCTGCAGACGCTGGAATCTACCCTGAATAATCTGTATGACGTATCGCAGCAGATGTCTTTTGAAGGATTCGTCGGACAGGACATGGAACAGCTACTGGAGACGGCAGATTCCTTTGAGGCTGCCCAGCTCAATACTGATATTCAGCGAAATATCAATCTGTTGAATGCTTCCAATTTGAATACGGGCCTAATGTTTTATTATGACAGCAAGAAGGAGCGCATGATGTACGAAACACTCCTTACAAGAGACAAACAGCCTTTATTGACAGCGCTTCCCGTGATGGCTGCCCGGGGGGACATCACCTATAATAGTCCGCATTTAACTCTATATAAATATAACGATACCCCGGTATTCTCCATTGTCCGCAAGATGGGTGATCCGGAACACCCCCTTTATGCATACGTGGAGACGAATTCGAAGGTGCTGCAGCAGGTGTTGAATATGGAGCAGTATGGAATGAATGCGTTCCATTTGCTGACTGACAAGAATGGTGTAGTTTTATATAGCGACAAGCCGGATTGGTTCCCGGAAGGGAGTGTATACCATAACCAGCAGCAAAAGGAATATTATGCATTCGAGGAGACGGCGAAGCAAGGCTGGAATCTGGTAGTCTTTATAAGCAAGCGGGACTATCACCGTGAGAGCAGGACCTGGCTAGTGGGCTTCTCGCTGGTGGCTGGCCTAGCGCTGGTGATTTCCTTGCTGCTGGCACTGCGGATCTGGAAGGTGGTGCTTGGCCCGCTGCAGCGAATACACCGGGGGATTCGCGATTTGACGAATCGACGGGCGCATGTGGGCCTGCCCATGACCGGGCTTAAGGAATTCGATTATCTCATAGACCGTTTTAACGGAATGCATCATCAGATCGGGGAACTGATTGTTGAGGTAGAGAACAAGGTCAAGGAGCAGCAGGAAATTGAGATGGAGAAGCTGATGGCGCAGATTAACCCTCATTTTCTGTATAATACGGTAAACACAGCACAGTGGCTGGCCCGTATGAATGGACAGCACGAAATAGACCGTTTCCTGTCGCTATTTACGAAGGTTCTGAAATATAATTTGGCTAAATCGGGAAAGATTGTGGCGCTTCATGATGAAATACAGACTTTAAAAGACTACGTGGAATTGCAGAAAATTAGATATGATTACGAATTTGATGTGCGTTACGAGATTCCGCAGGAAATAATGGATGTGTCTATGCCGCGGTTTATATTGCAGCCTATTGTTGAGAATGCTCTTTACCATGGGCTCCCTGAGACGGGGGGGGTCATTGTGGTGAGTGCACAGATGAGGCTGGACAGCATACAGATCGAGGTTAGGGATAACGGTAAAGGGATGACCGACGCGCAGATTGAAGATATGCTGCATGGAGAGAAGGAAATACGTAATTCATCGGGCATGGGCATAGGGCTTAATTATGTGATCCGCAGTCTGAACAGCTTCACTGAGGGGCGCAGTAAACTGGAAATGGTCAGCACGGAGCAGGGCGGGACCACGGTCTCAATCACTATACCGGATACTAGAAAGGATGGGGCATTATGA
- a CDS encoding helix-turn-helix domain-containing protein, which produces MNDLWLKKSSQAANTYMDEVSRANQFTSHHNGYIKAPLKILRCIGLSAYEKLILIDLIAYMSDKALCYPTIETIAHDVGCSSKSIERHIKELAELPPLSSISADERENI; this is translated from the coding sequence ATGAATGACTTATGGCTGAAAAAGAGCAGCCAAGCTGCCAATACGTACATGGACGAAGTGAGCCGGGCTAATCAGTTCACGTCCCACCACAACGGCTACATCAAAGCACCACTGAAGATTCTACGGTGTATCGGCTTGAGTGCGTATGAGAAATTAATCCTGATAGATTTAATCGCTTATATGAGCGATAAGGCGCTGTGTTATCCCACAATCGAGACGATTGCCCATGATGTCGGATGCAGTTCCAAGTCGATTGAGCGGCACATCAAAGAACTTGCCGAATTACCTCCATTGTCATCCATATCTGCTGATGAGCGAGAAAACATATGA